The following are from one region of the Paenibacillus sp. KS-LC4 genome:
- a CDS encoding efflux RND transporter permease subunit has translation MKQLTKFSLKNSVAVILLCALVLGYGLYASTQIKQQTFPDLDFPAVFVQAMQPGASTEEIESEVARPIEDHLKRVQGYESLTSTSAENAASIFIQFPFGTDMDKKYSEVEAELSKLKLADNANVTVQRLSANSQPIYQAAVFAAEGDSTKLADELQSSVIPELQKLAGVGNVTLKGTATNELAIVVDKNKAAQHGITLSSIRTALQGLDYALPLGSVSQEETVIPIRLTGSLDSLKQLEELKLMASAGGGAAGSASGNAGGAGAGAGSGSGSGVGTGAGSGAAVGAGASSGSGASGGASAAPASAITLGEIADIKTVSEQNEITRFNGEPSFVISIQKTQDANTADVSDNVRELLNRYQGQGELNYHVIVDQGQEIKQSVSGLIHEGLYGTLFCVLIIFLFLRNVRATIISILSLPISIFATIAIMDQMGYTLNIMTLGGIAVSVGRIVDDSIVVIENIYRWRQEKGEKMSGKELAYQATREVIGAVASSTAATIVVFAPLAFVSGIIGQFFRPFSIAVVLSITISLFVSMMLIPVLGSRFFRRVKPHTKESRLSNGFEKIIRSALKRKALVLASAVVLLIGSLGLIPLIGVAFLPTSATPSLAIDVALPAQSSLKQTDDVSGEVEAYLSKLENVESYEVSIGGAGANPLLSRGGNNKATITAQFAEGSDMAQLTSKLQTDLLAVVTAKQAGTTLNIKAGEQQGPPSGNNIDVSIYSDSADKLAQAALQIEKLMKESSDLKDITNNMDEVTPKWVVSLNQSGINANISPYLIMQLTGEQLRPVDAGTYKIDNKEQAITLSYKQQIATKEELGNITIPTAAGMKRLKDIADITEQNAWIKVSHDDGKMYALVSGTVKDASAVSAVTKQVQADIDSLTLPSGVELKVGGGLQMINDGFASLGIAMAAAIGLVFIIMSMTFGGLRTPLIILASLVFIPIGSLSALLLTAQSLSMSGMIGMLMLVGIVVTNAVVLLDRVEKNRKAGITITEAIVEAARTRLRPILMTAFATMLALVPLALSGSSTSLISGGLAITVIGGLFSSTLLTLIVMPVIYEMVWKKHKVNEADIFND, from the coding sequence TTGAAGCAATTGACCAAATTTAGCTTGAAAAATAGTGTTGCTGTTATTTTATTATGCGCTTTGGTGCTTGGGTATGGCTTGTACGCCTCCACGCAAATTAAGCAGCAGACGTTTCCGGATCTGGATTTTCCAGCTGTGTTCGTACAGGCGATGCAGCCTGGCGCCTCTACGGAGGAGATTGAGTCGGAGGTGGCAAGGCCGATTGAGGACCATTTGAAGAGGGTGCAGGGATATGAGTCGCTGACGAGCACCTCTGCTGAAAATGCGGCCAGCATCTTTATCCAGTTTCCTTTCGGTACGGATATGGACAAAAAATACAGCGAGGTGGAGGCTGAGCTAAGCAAGCTAAAGCTAGCCGATAATGCCAATGTTACGGTGCAGCGCTTGTCGGCTAATAGCCAGCCTATTTATCAAGCGGCAGTATTCGCAGCCGAAGGAGATTCGACCAAGCTTGCTGATGAGCTGCAAAGCAGCGTCATACCTGAGCTGCAAAAGCTTGCTGGAGTAGGAAACGTAACGCTGAAGGGTACAGCTACGAATGAGCTTGCAATTGTTGTAGATAAAAATAAAGCAGCGCAGCATGGCATTACGCTCAGCTCCATTCGCACCGCGCTTCAGGGGCTAGACTACGCCCTGCCACTGGGCTCTGTATCGCAGGAGGAGACGGTCATTCCGATTCGGCTGACCGGCAGCCTTGACAGCTTGAAGCAGCTTGAAGAGCTGAAGCTGATGGCATCGGCTGGAGGCGGAGCCGCAGGCTCTGCATCAGGAAACGCTGGCGGTGCAGGAGCAGGAGCAGGATCAGGATCAGGATCAGGAGTAGGAACGGGTGCAGGATCAGGTGCAGCTGTAGGAGCAGGAGCATCAAGCGGTTCTGGAGCTTCAGGTGGTGCGTCAGCAGCGCCAGCCTCCGCTATCACGCTGGGTGAAATTGCCGACATTAAGACGGTATCGGAGCAAAATGAAATTACCCGCTTTAATGGCGAGCCGAGCTTTGTTATTTCGATTCAGAAGACGCAGGATGCCAACACGGCAGATGTGTCTGACAATGTGAGAGAGCTGCTCAACCGTTATCAGGGTCAAGGCGAGCTGAATTATCATGTCATTGTTGACCAAGGACAGGAAATTAAACAATCCGTATCCGGCCTTATTCATGAAGGCTTGTACGGTACATTGTTTTGCGTGCTCATTATATTTTTGTTTTTACGCAATGTAAGAGCGACGATTATTTCGATTTTGTCGCTGCCGATTTCTATTTTTGCCACGATTGCGATTATGGATCAAATGGGCTATACGCTAAACATTATGACGCTGGGCGGCATCGCCGTTTCCGTCGGACGAATCGTCGACGATAGCATCGTCGTGATTGAAAATATATATAGATGGCGTCAGGAAAAAGGCGAGAAAATGAGCGGCAAGGAGCTGGCCTACCAAGCGACCCGCGAAGTAATCGGGGCGGTAGCCTCGTCCACGGCGGCGACGATTGTCGTCTTCGCTCCGCTCGCTTTTGTCAGCGGAATTATTGGACAGTTTTTCCGTCCGTTTTCGATTGCTGTCGTTCTCTCCATTACGATCTCGCTATTCGTGTCGATGATGCTGATACCTGTGCTGGGCAGTCGCTTTTTCAGAAGGGTTAAGCCGCATACGAAGGAAAGCAGACTTTCAAATGGTTTTGAAAAAATCATTCGCAGCGCGCTGAAGCGCAAAGCACTCGTATTAGCATCTGCTGTCGTGCTATTAATAGGTTCGCTGGGATTAATTCCTTTAATCGGTGTTGCTTTTCTGCCGACAAGTGCGACTCCAAGCTTAGCTATTGATGTTGCCCTGCCAGCACAAAGCAGCCTGAAGCAGACCGACGATGTCAGCGGCGAGGTGGAGGCCTATTTAAGCAAGCTGGAAAACGTAGAGAGCTATGAGGTTTCCATTGGCGGTGCAGGTGCGAATCCGCTTCTGTCTCGCGGCGGCAACAATAAAGCAACCATTACGGCTCAATTTGCTGAAGGAAGCGATATGGCGCAGCTGACTTCAAAGCTGCAGACGGATCTGCTGGCAGTAGTGACTGCAAAGCAGGCAGGTACGACGCTTAATATTAAAGCGGGCGAACAGCAGGGACCGCCTTCGGGCAACAATATTGATGTCAGCATTTATTCAGACAGCGCCGACAAGCTGGCGCAGGCAGCCCTTCAAATCGAAAAGCTAATGAAGGAAAGCAGCGATTTAAAGGATATTACGAACAATATGGATGAGGTTACGCCTAAATGGGTCGTTTCCCTTAACCAGAGCGGCATCAATGCCAATATTAGCCCCTATCTTATTATGCAGCTGACTGGTGAGCAGCTTCGACCAGTCGATGCGGGCACTTACAAAATTGATAATAAGGAGCAAGCCATCACTTTATCGTATAAACAGCAAATTGCCACTAAGGAAGAGCTGGGCAATATAACGATTCCTACTGCTGCGGGCATGAAGAGGCTGAAGGATATTGCTGATATAACAGAGCAGAACGCTTGGATTAAGGTTAGCCATGATGATGGCAAAATGTACGCTCTTGTCAGTGGAACGGTGAAGGATGCGAGTGCCGTATCTGCGGTGACAAAGCAGGTGCAGGCGGATATCGACAGCCTGACGCTGCCCTCGGGTGTGGAGCTTAAAGTAGGCGGCGGCCTGCAAATGATCAATGATGGCTTCGCAAGCCTTGGCATCGCCATGGCGGCAGCGATTGGCCTCGTGTTTATTATTATGAGCATGACGTTTGGAGGCTTGCGTACACCGCTTATTATTTTAGCCTCGCTGGTGTTTATACCGATTGGCTCATTGAGCGCCTTGCTTCTGACAGCCCAGTCGCTGTCCATGAGCGGCATGATTGGGATGCTGATGCTGGTCGGCATCGTCGTCACCAATGCGGTCGTACTGCTTGATCGGGTGGAGAAAAATCGCAAAGCGGGCATAACCATCACAGAAGCGATCGTAGAGGCGGCAAGAACAAGGCTTAGACCGATTTTAATGACGGCTTTTGCAACGATGCTTGCGCTTGTTCCGCTAGCGTTATCCGGCTCCTCGACGAGCCTCATTTCAGGTGGCCTTGCGATCACGGTTATTGGCGGGTTATTCAGCTCGACGCTGCTCACGCTGATCGTCATGCCGGTCATTTATGAAATGGTGTGGAAAAAACACAAGGTTAATGAAGCGGATATATTCAATGACTAG
- the thrS gene encoding threonine--tRNA ligase — protein sequence MAIKVTLPDGAIREYEAGTTIEEVAGSISSGLRKNAIAGKIDGKTVDVYTPISEDAKVEIVTLDSADGLEVYRHSTAHLMAQAIKRLYADVDLKLGIGPVIEDGFYYDIDMEQSITPEDLVKIEKEMDKIVQQNLDIRRRVVSRDEAIAVFTDIGDTLKLELIRDLPVASEITIYDQGEFFDLCRGPHLPSTGRIKAFKLLSVAGAYWRGDSKNKMLQRIYGTAFPKKAQLDEHLHFLEEAKKRDHRKLGRELKMFTFSREVGQGLPLWLPNGAKVRRTLERYIVDMEERLGYEHVYTPVLANVELYKTSGHWEHYSEDMFPKMVLDNEELVLRPMNCPHHMMVFKSDMRSYRDLPVRIAEMGTMHRYEMSGALTGLHRVRAMTLNDAHIFCRPDQIKEEFSRVVNLIRKVYEDFGIKEYRFRLSYRDPQDTEKYFQNDEMWEMSQRMLREVVEELDLPFFEAEGEAAFYGPKLDVQIKTALGKEETLSTAQLDFLLPERFELEYIGEDGKKHRPVVIHRGIISTMERMTAFLLENFAGALPLWLSPIQAKVIPVSTVYEQYAREVAEKLQEAGIRVESDLRNEKLGYKIREAQMEKVPYMLVVGENEMQAGSVSIRKRGEGDIGAKSIAETAELLEQEIKTKAI from the coding sequence ATGGCGATTAAAGTAACTTTGCCGGATGGTGCAATAAGGGAATATGAAGCGGGAACTACAATTGAAGAGGTAGCTGGCTCAATTAGCAGCGGGCTGCGCAAAAATGCCATTGCCGGTAAAATTGACGGGAAAACCGTTGATGTATATACGCCAATTAGCGAGGATGCAAAGGTTGAAATCGTAACCTTGGATTCTGCTGACGGCCTGGAGGTATACCGTCACAGCACAGCGCATTTGATGGCACAGGCAATTAAGCGTTTATATGCCGATGTTGATCTTAAGCTCGGTATTGGACCCGTTATTGAGGATGGGTTCTACTATGATATAGATATGGAGCAGTCCATTACTCCGGAAGATTTGGTGAAAATCGAGAAGGAAATGGATAAAATTGTTCAGCAAAATCTCGACATTCGCCGCCGCGTCGTCAGTCGTGATGAAGCGATTGCTGTATTTACCGATATTGGCGACACGCTCAAGCTGGAGCTCATCCGCGATCTTCCTGTGGCATCGGAAATTACAATTTATGATCAGGGCGAATTTTTTGACCTCTGCCGTGGGCCGCATCTTCCGTCTACAGGACGGATTAAAGCCTTCAAGCTGCTCAGCGTAGCAGGCGCTTACTGGCGTGGAGATTCCAAAAACAAAATGCTGCAGCGTATTTACGGAACAGCGTTCCCGAAAAAAGCACAGCTGGATGAGCATTTGCACTTCCTTGAGGAAGCGAAAAAACGCGATCACCGCAAGCTGGGACGCGAGCTGAAAATGTTCACGTTCTCGCGAGAGGTTGGCCAAGGCCTGCCGCTCTGGCTGCCAAATGGGGCAAAGGTACGCCGTACATTGGAGCGCTACATCGTGGACATGGAAGAGCGTCTTGGCTATGAGCATGTGTATACGCCTGTACTGGCTAACGTAGAGCTTTACAAAACATCCGGCCACTGGGAGCACTACAGCGAGGATATGTTCCCGAAAATGGTGCTGGATAACGAAGAGCTTGTTCTTCGCCCAATGAACTGCCCGCATCATATGATGGTGTTCAAAAGCGATATGAGAAGCTATCGCGATTTGCCGGTGCGTATTGCAGAGATGGGTACGATGCACCGTTATGAAATGTCCGGTGCCCTGACTGGCTTGCACCGCGTTCGCGCGATGACGCTGAATGACGCGCATATTTTCTGTCGCCCGGATCAGATTAAGGAAGAGTTCTCCCGTGTCGTTAACCTGATTCGCAAAGTATACGAAGATTTCGGCATTAAGGAATATCGGTTCCGTCTATCGTACCGTGATCCGCAGGATACCGAGAAATATTTCCAAAATGATGAAATGTGGGAAATGTCACAGCGTATGCTTCGCGAGGTCGTCGAGGAGCTGGATCTGCCATTTTTCGAGGCTGAAGGCGAAGCGGCTTTCTACGGTCCGAAGCTGGACGTTCAGATCAAAACCGCGCTGGGCAAAGAAGAGACGCTATCCACAGCACAGCTGGACTTCCTCCTTCCAGAGCGCTTCGAGCTTGAATACATTGGAGAAGACGGCAAGAAGCACCGTCCAGTCGTTATTCACCGCGGCATTATCAGCACAATGGAGCGCATGACGGCGTTCCTGCTTGAAAATTTTGCTGGCGCGTTGCCGCTGTGGCTGTCGCCGATTCAAGCGAAGGTTATTCCGGTTTCCACTGTATATGAGCAATATGCGCGTGAAGTGGCTGAGAAGCTACAGGAGGCGGGCATTCGCGTAGAAAGCGACCTTCGTAATGAGAAGCTTGGCTACAAAATTCGCGAGGCGCAAATGGAGAAAGTGCCGTATATGCTCGTAGTTGGCGAGAACGAAATGCAAGCTGGCTCCGTTTCAATTCGCAAGCGCGGCGAAGGTGATATCGGTGCCAAATCGATTGCCGAAACAGCTGAACTGCTGGAGCAAGAAATTAAAACAAAGGCCATATAA
- a CDS encoding 3D domain-containing protein has translation MVTSFFQYKKMLLAIAALVLLTLCITTFPNKKPDQATLTQHMPAIVSPEAFQKTGIAGKAKAKDKQLQTKQQQASQKPTYNKVKVVATGYTAGVESTGKRPGHPSYGITYSGVKVRRDMVSTIAADPKLFPIGSLLYIPGYGYGVVADTGSAIKGSRIDLYFETTADVFKQWGKRTVEVEIIRKGSGKLSQAWLNKVNKAAEAGKGLPEAYLES, from the coding sequence ATGGTTACAAGCTTTTTTCAATATAAAAAAATGCTGCTCGCAATTGCGGCGCTCGTGCTGCTTACGCTCTGTATAACAACATTTCCAAACAAGAAGCCTGATCAGGCGACGTTGACACAGCATATGCCAGCAATAGTCAGTCCAGAAGCGTTCCAAAAGACAGGGATAGCGGGAAAAGCTAAAGCTAAAGATAAACAGCTTCAAACCAAGCAGCAGCAAGCGTCGCAAAAACCGACGTACAATAAAGTGAAGGTCGTCGCAACAGGCTATACAGCCGGAGTTGAATCGACAGGGAAACGGCCAGGTCATCCGAGCTATGGGATCACGTATTCGGGTGTGAAGGTTCGCAGGGATATGGTATCCACGATTGCGGCTGATCCAAAGCTGTTCCCGATTGGCTCACTGCTCTATATTCCCGGATACGGGTATGGCGTCGTAGCCGACACGGGATCAGCTATTAAGGGCAGTCGCATTGATTTGTATTTCGAGACGACGGCGGATGTATTCAAGCAATGGGGCAAGCGTACCGTGGAGGTAGAGATCATTCGCAAAGGCAGCGGCAAGCTGTCTCAGGCTTGGCTTAATAAGGTGAACAAGGCCGCTGAGGCAGGAAAAGGCTTGCCCGAGGCTTACCTTGAATCGTAA
- a CDS encoding ammonium transporter, with translation MELSELSRGLDTIWVVLTAAMILLMEGGFALLEAGFVRQKNAVSIIMKVFVDIAFGALVFYFFGFAIMYGKDVSGLLGTSGFMLSGDLSHIVLNISNETYWLFQCAFVIAVISIVSGAVAERIHFRAYILLTIAMTGLIYPLAGHWVWSTGGWLGKLGMIDFAGSAVIHALGGFAALAAAIFVGPRIGKFSPDGKVNIVSPSNLPLASVGAFILWFGWFGFNAGSTLSATNTSIGHIAVTTMLSAAAGGATCILFTMFRYKKADPPMVINGSLAGLVGITAGCAFVSDGAAIFIGAICGIMMVLATEYLESKKIDDPVGAFAVHGISGSIGTLALGLFAKPELASEVGQGYYGLFYGGGFKLLGVQALGLVTVSVWGFVFTWVVLWLIRKMMPVRVSKDEELIGLDVGIHGVPAYSYDTDFLDVDRHKSSN, from the coding sequence ATGGAGTTGTCAGAACTGTCGAGAGGTCTCGATACAATCTGGGTTGTCTTGACAGCGGCTATGATTTTGCTGATGGAGGGCGGCTTCGCTCTACTGGAGGCAGGTTTCGTCCGTCAAAAAAATGCCGTCAGCATCATTATGAAGGTATTTGTGGATATTGCCTTCGGAGCGCTCGTTTTTTATTTTTTCGGCTTCGCTATTATGTACGGCAAAGACGTAAGCGGCCTGCTTGGCACCAGCGGCTTCATGCTGAGCGGCGATCTTTCTCATATTGTACTTAATATTTCCAATGAAACCTATTGGCTGTTCCAATGTGCCTTCGTTATAGCGGTCATCTCTATCGTCTCCGGAGCCGTCGCTGAACGCATCCACTTCCGTGCCTATATTTTGCTGACGATTGCCATGACCGGACTCATTTACCCGCTTGCGGGCCACTGGGTATGGTCAACGGGCGGCTGGCTTGGTAAGCTCGGCATGATAGACTTTGCCGGTTCCGCTGTTATCCATGCCCTTGGCGGATTCGCGGCTCTTGCTGCTGCCATTTTCGTCGGGCCGCGGATTGGCAAATTCAGCCCGGATGGCAAGGTGAATATTGTTTCACCCTCCAATTTGCCGCTCGCATCCGTTGGGGCATTCATTCTTTGGTTCGGCTGGTTCGGCTTTAATGCTGGAAGTACGTTAAGCGCAACGAACACCTCAATCGGGCATATCGCCGTAACGACGATGCTGTCCGCTGCAGCGGGTGGAGCCACCTGCATCTTGTTTACGATGTTTCGTTATAAAAAAGCCGATCCCCCGATGGTTATTAACGGCTCGCTTGCCGGGCTTGTCGGCATAACCGCCGGCTGCGCATTCGTCTCTGACGGCGCTGCCATCTTCATCGGCGCAATTTGCGGCATTATGATGGTGCTTGCGACTGAATACTTGGAAAGCAAAAAAATTGATGATCCTGTCGGCGCCTTCGCGGTACACGGCATTAGCGGCAGCATCGGTACATTGGCACTCGGGTTATTCGCTAAGCCAGAGCTCGCAAGCGAGGTCGGACAAGGCTATTACGGCTTATTTTATGGGGGAGGCTTTAAGCTGCTTGGTGTACAAGCACTTGGCCTCGTCACCGTATCTGTATGGGGCTTCGTATTTACTTGGGTCGTATTATGGCTCATCCGCAAAATGATGCCCGTTCGCGTCTCCAAAGACGAGGAGCTCATCGGCCTGGACGTTGGTATTCACGGCGTTCCCGCTTACAGCTACGATACGGATTTTCTTGATGTAGACCGCCACAAAAGCAGCAATTGA
- the liaF gene encoding cell wall-active antibiotics response protein LiaF, whose protein sequence is MNGSFFNRFITAGIVIAIGVVFFLNQTGIISTQLSIGEIISNFWPLILIVIGLKGVCSKDAHRHGGGFWVMIIIGAVFLARNMGWSNWSIGDIMPYIWPIIIILVGINMLRKPSRKRRKQHEPPTEDWKSYDGYGDGDVPPAPPLHPGPTDPFAPKINLEKERTIDSVWKEQAKQHYRDQRKEWKNEKNHYSGKSEWWNNDPNVQTRSNFIGDIHIGHDHWELQPINISHFIGDTVIDLTKAQIAYGETKITVSSFIGDVKVYVPNDYEVGIHVQSSVFIGDVKFLGKKEQGMFKSMDMASPSYAEADKKIKLVVSSFIGDVRVTRVG, encoded by the coding sequence ATGAATGGCAGCTTTTTCAATCGATTTATAACAGCGGGTATCGTTATTGCGATAGGTGTTGTCTTTTTTCTTAATCAAACGGGTATCATTTCCACTCAGCTCAGTATTGGAGAAATCATCTCCAACTTCTGGCCGCTTATTTTAATCGTCATTGGACTAAAAGGGGTGTGCTCGAAAGATGCCCACAGGCATGGCGGCGGCTTCTGGGTGATGATCATTATTGGCGCTGTGTTTCTTGCCCGCAATATGGGCTGGTCGAATTGGTCCATAGGCGATATTATGCCGTATATTTGGCCGATTATTATTATTTTGGTCGGCATTAATATGCTTCGCAAGCCGAGCAGGAAAAGACGGAAGCAGCATGAGCCGCCAACCGAGGATTGGAAATCTTATGATGGTTATGGGGATGGCGATGTTCCTCCGGCACCTCCGCTTCATCCGGGACCAACCGATCCTTTTGCTCCTAAAATTAATTTAGAGAAGGAGCGGACAATTGACAGCGTGTGGAAAGAGCAGGCCAAGCAGCATTACCGCGATCAGCGCAAAGAGTGGAAAAATGAAAAAAATCATTACAGCGGTAAAAGCGAGTGGTGGAACAATGATCCGAATGTACAAACCCGCTCCAATTTCATTGGCGACATTCATATTGGCCATGATCATTGGGAGCTTCAGCCAATCAACATTTCGCATTTTATCGGCGACACCGTCATTGATTTAACGAAAGCACAAATCGCTTACGGAGAAACGAAGATCACGGTATCCTCTTTTATCGGCGATGTGAAGGTATACGTCCCTAACGATTATGAAGTAGGTATTCACGTGCAAAGCAGCGTCTTCATTGGCGATGTGAAGTTTCTTGGCAAAAAGGAGCAAGGCATGTTCAAGTCAATGGATATGGCTTCCCCTTCTTATGCAGAGGCGGATAAAAAAATCAAGCTGGTCGTTAGCTCGTTTATTGGCGATGTGCGTGTCACGAGGGTGGGATAA
- a CDS encoding sensor histidine kinase translates to MMVRLLRSGKWELIAMFVLAAALAYGAAAMIAYGLMPNAGRWELGLTASAVFLLVAASCGYWAGRRIQRRVDTLQLAMKQAVNGNFEIRIAERGGLSFTELYEEFNVLARQMEERMTYIQRTGEEQVMAEAASNEAAVLEERKRLARDLHDTVSQQLFAMHMCASSLPKLQQVDSERAAEVLGQLIEMSTLAQKQMRTFIAQLRPMELEGRTLRQALDKWFPDYCRQNHLQGELDWRLTEPLSEAKEHQLFLIVQEGLANVVKHANAEGCSLTLSENERQIVLSLQDDGAGFRVDEVKRGSYGLSTMHERAQKLGGTAEIISKPGSGTRVKVSIPKIWRGSDKNG, encoded by the coding sequence ATGATGGTTCGGTTGCTTCGCAGTGGAAAATGGGAATTGATAGCCATGTTTGTGCTCGCTGCCGCTCTGGCTTATGGAGCGGCGGCGATGATCGCTTATGGACTCATGCCAAATGCAGGAAGATGGGAGCTGGGGCTGACAGCCTCAGCCGTCTTCCTGCTTGTTGCTGCGTCTTGCGGTTATTGGGCCGGCAGGCGTATACAGCGCAGAGTGGATACGCTTCAGCTTGCGATGAAGCAGGCCGTTAACGGCAACTTTGAAATTCGGATTGCCGAGCGGGGCGGCTTGTCCTTCACCGAGCTTTATGAGGAATTTAATGTGCTTGCGAGGCAAATGGAGGAGCGGATGACTTACATCCAGCGCACGGGCGAGGAGCAGGTTATGGCTGAGGCTGCCTCTAATGAAGCGGCGGTGCTGGAGGAGCGTAAAAGGCTCGCCCGTGACTTGCATGATACGGTAAGCCAGCAGTTGTTTGCGATGCATATGTGCGCCTCTTCGCTGCCGAAGCTTCAGCAGGTGGACAGCGAACGCGCGGCTGAGGTGCTGGGTCAGCTAATCGAGATGTCAACGCTTGCACAGAAGCAAATGCGCACCTTTATCGCCCAGCTTCGCCCGATGGAGCTTGAAGGCCGTACGCTGCGCCAAGCGCTGGACAAGTGGTTTCCCGATTATTGCCGGCAAAACCATTTGCAAGGCGAGCTGGATTGGCGGCTGACTGAGCCGCTGTCGGAAGCGAAGGAGCATCAGCTTTTTCTCATCGTGCAGGAGGGGCTAGCCAATGTCGTAAAGCACGCGAATGCTGAAGGCTGCTCGCTAACGCTATCCGAAAATGAACGGCAAATTGTGCTGAGCTTGCAGGATGATGGAGCGGGCTTTCGAGTAGATGAGGTCAAACGGGGGTCTTATGGACTGTCAACGATGCACGAGCGTGCCCAGAAGCTTGGCGGGACGGCAGAAATTATAAGCAAGCCAGGCAGCGGGACAAGGGTCAAGGTGTCTATTCCAAAAATATGGCGGGGGAGCGATAAAAATGGATAG
- a CDS encoding response regulator transcription factor codes for MDSQEKLKIMIIDDHDMVRTGLRTYLMLEPKFEVVAEAGSGQAALDKLEAGIPKGMPDVMLMDLMMPDMDGIETTKRVMAKYPDVKIVMLTSFLEDDKVYAAIEAGAVSYVLKTVSAEELIYALNGASKGMPVMTADVSQALTRGLRQRTAQSGDEGLTEREKEVLLLIAEGRSNKEIGEELHISIKTVKTHVSNLLMKCELDDRTQLAVLAHRKGWAKSQ; via the coding sequence ATGGATAGCCAGGAAAAGTTGAAAATCATGATTATTGATGACCATGATATGGTTCGAACAGGCTTGCGCACCTATTTAATGCTGGAGCCTAAATTTGAAGTCGTTGCAGAGGCTGGCAGCGGGCAGGCTGCGCTTGATAAGCTTGAAGCCGGCATTCCGAAAGGGATGCCTGATGTCATGCTGATGGACTTAATGATGCCTGATATGGATGGCATTGAAACGACCAAACGGGTTATGGCAAAATATCCGGATGTGAAAATCGTCATGCTGACGAGCTTTTTGGAGGATGACAAAGTGTATGCTGCTATTGAGGCGGGCGCGGTCAGCTACGTGCTGAAGACGGTATCGGCCGAAGAGCTAATTTATGCGCTGAACGGCGCCTCGAAAGGCATGCCGGTGATGACCGCTGATGTATCCCAGGCTTTGACGCGTGGCCTCCGGCAGCGCACAGCGCAATCAGGTGATGAAGGGCTGACGGAGCGGGAGAAGGAAGTGCTGCTGCTAATTGCCGAGGGACGCTCTAACAAGGAAATTGGCGAAGAGCTGCACATTAGCATTAAGACGGTCAAGACGCATGTCAGCAATTTATTAATGAAATGCGAGCTGGACGATCGGACGCAGCTCGCCGTGCTCGCTCATCGCAAGGGCTGGGCCAAAAGTCAATAA
- a CDS encoding YugN family protein: MILLSSELEASHQSFIETRDMLTQHTFALGGNWDYTAGSFDRPLDEAHKVWLRIPFEVMDGTIDNSSSDMDARIKLGTPYVLKHLYNEGNDEEASVRLVGALFDQFQSPTDPDADIESEWVERAKDILQQVERAMA, from the coding sequence ATGATTTTGCTGTCATCGGAGCTGGAAGCCAGCCATCAATCCTTTATTGAAACCCGCGATATGCTGACGCAGCATACGTTCGCTTTAGGCGGCAATTGGGATTATACAGCTGGTTCGTTCGATCGCCCGTTGGATGAAGCCCATAAAGTGTGGCTGCGGATTCCTTTTGAAGTGATGGACGGCACCATTGATAATAGCTCTTCGGATATGGATGCCCGTATTAAGCTGGGAACGCCTTATGTGCTTAAGCATTTATATAATGAAGGCAATGACGAGGAAGCCTCAGTGCGGCTTGTAGGCGCCTTATTCGATCAATTTCAATCGCCGACTGATCCAGATGCTGACATTGAAAGCGAATGGGTCGAGCGGGCCAAGGACATTTTGCAGCAGGTGGAACGGGCGATGGCTTAA